The following are encoded in a window of Impatiens glandulifera chromosome 5, dImpGla2.1, whole genome shotgun sequence genomic DNA:
- the LOC124939871 gene encoding DNA repair protein RAD51 homolog: MEQQRNLNVANEQAEADDIQHGPLPIEQLQTSGIAAMDVKKLKDAGLCTVESVAYSPRKDLLQIKGISEAKVDKIIEAASKLVPLGFTSATQLHAQRLEIIQITSGSRELDKILEGGIETGSITEIYGEFRCGKTQLCHTLCVACQLPLDQGGGEGKAMYIDAEGTFRPQRLLQIADRFGLNGNDVLENVAYARAYNTDHQSRLLLEAASMMVETRFALMIVDSATALYRTDFSGRGELSARQMHLAKFLRSLQKLADEFGVAVVITNQVVAQVDGSAMFAGPQIKPIGGNIMAHASTTRLALRKGRGDERICKVISSPCLAEAEARFQISAEGVIDVKD; this comes from the exons ATGGAACAACAAAGAAATTTGAATGTGGCAAATGAACAGGCGGAAGCAGACGACATACAGCACGGCCCTTTACCTATTGAGCAGCTTCAG ACATCTGGGATAGCTGCCATGGACGTCAAGAAACTAAAAGATGCGGGTCTTTGTACTGTTGAATCTGTTGCATACTCTCCCAGGAAAGACCTTCTGCAAATCAAGGGAATTAGTGAAGCCAAAgttgataaaattattgaagcag CTTCCAAATTGGTTCCTCTGGGTTTTACCAGTGCTACCCAACTCCACGCCCAGAGGCTTGAAATCATTCAGATAACATCTGGGTCAAGAGAACTTGACAAGATTCTAGAAG GAGGAATTGAAACAGGATCCATCACTGAAATTTATGGTGAATTTCGTTGTGGGAAGACTCAACTCTGTCACACGCTATGTGTTGCTTGCCAG CTTCCGTTGGATCAAGGGGGTGGCGAGGGTAAAGCAATGTACATAGATGCTGAAGGCACTTTCAGGCCACAAAGGCTGTTGCAAATTGCAGATAG GTTTGGATTGAATGGTAATGATGTGTTGGAAAATGTTGCCTATGCTAGAGCATACAACACTGATCATCAATCAAGACTCTTGCTTGAAGCAGCTTCTATGATGGTTGAAACAAG GTTTGCACTTATGATAGTAGACAGTGCCACTGCCCTGTATAGAACTGATTTTTCTGGTAGGGGGGAGCTGTCAGCTCGGCAAATGCATCTTGCCAAATTCCTAAGAAGCCTTCAAAAGTTAGCAGATGAG tttgGGGTGGCTGTTGTCATCACAAATCAAGTAGTGGCACAAGTGGATGGTTCTGCCATGTTTGCAGGGCCTCAAATAAAACCCATAGGTGGTAACATCATGGCTCATGCATCCACAACAAG GCTTGCTCTGAGGAAGGGACGGGGAGATGAGCGTATATGTAAGGTGATAAGTTCTCCATGTTTGGCAGAAGCTGAAGCACGCTTTCAGATTTCAGCTGAGGGTGTTATTGATGTCAAAGACTAA